The Toxotes jaculatrix isolate fToxJac2 chromosome 21, fToxJac2.pri, whole genome shotgun sequence genome includes a region encoding these proteins:
- the LOC121201316 gene encoding nebulin-related-anchoring protein isoform X1, with the protein MQSCARCGFVVYPAEKINCIDQNWHKACFHCDVCKMVLTANNFVSHKKRPYCSVHNPRNNTFTSVYETPVNINAKKQSKASSEAFQSQSEFSQQQTWYSGMVTSQEIVTMSQAQKAISDVKYTEEYEQSKGKGSFPAMITPGYQAAKKANTLASNLEYKKGHEERVSKYTTFVDPPEVLLAKKQGQIASDYAYTEEYEQQRGKGSFPAHLTPGYKMSKKATEQASDIKYRQVYDQEIKGKASAEAAVAEAVHARENAENFSQIAYTEEYEQQRGKGSFPAMITPGYHLAKKAQENASNLKYRQDLNKMKGTSHFHSLTSEDNLALKNARKINKIVSEVEYKKDLENSKGHSINFCETPQFQNAAKVAKFTSDNKYKEKYTTDMKGHYEDSGIDKKTMHAMKARKLASDIAYKQGSELEQCEYNYPATLTPGYQSQKKLDPLKDKNYRQHIDQVKYSPVTDTPEIILARKNAQLVSNLNYKANYEKTKHQYTLSQDLPQIKNAKANAALCSDIKYKEEWEKTKSKACEIGMDDLSVRAAKASRDLASDIKYKEIYMKNKEKAVGVNMSDSKTLHSLQVAKMSSDIEYKKGSKQSQAQYTLPMDMINLSHAKKAQALASDLEYRTKLHDYTVMADDIKVQQAKKAYALQSENQYRSDLNWMKGVGWETEGCLNIAQAKKAGELLSDTKYRQKADSIKFTQVADDLSIKHAKKSQELQSDLVYKANTEQIIHQYTITKDEPLFRQAKANADLLSGKVYKSSWEKQREKGFELRLDSLSILTAKAKRDLASDVKYKENYEKNKGKAIGIKSVSDDSQMAHSALATKLMSDRQYKKNYEDTKAKYSVSLDMLNISHAKKAQDLATETKYRTFLHEYTTLPTDMNVAWAKKAYGLQSDKQYRSDLNWMKGVGWEASNSLDVQQAKKAGELVSEKKYRQNVSALKFTSVENTPEMVQAKLSNKLAIDRLYREKGENMMHNYTLSEELPELMQAKLNAMNLSESRYKESWTKLRDGGYKLRLDAIPFQSAKASAEILSDQKYKEEFEKTKGKMIGLKGLQDDLNIAHSVHASKLQSDIKYKKDSAKALSKFLLPMDMMEVAHAKKAQSLVSDQDYRLTLHQYTSLPDDMKVQAAKRAYALQSEKVYRSDLNYLRGAAWIATGALQIEGSKRATDLISDKKYRQQPYNFKHTSVTDSPDIVHAKLSGQITNERLYKEKGVNDQHNYTITTERPEITQAKINAANFSEIKYRESWHTLRAQGYKLTMQDIPFQAAKSSTGIASDYNYKHNHLLEKGKHIGVKSVLDDPCLLHCLQAGRLASDQEYRKDALTASGQYHLTPDMIHLVTAKNAQALASDQDYRKRLHEYTVLPDDMKVKWAKKAYDLQSEKLYKSDLSFMKGVAWDGVGAPQLESAKKAGELISDKKYRQLPDSLKFTSVPDSPDIVHAKASYQQCSERLYKSGKNDDMHKYTLHPDDPDFIRAKINAQQISDKVYKASGEQVKTSGYDLRLDAIPFQTAKASREIASDFHYKESHLKEKGQQVGLRCVEDDPKMVHSLAASKLQSNLEYKRQSKEERGHYKIHADQPEFLQAKKSQAQASDITYRHKLHDYTCDPEQLNVKHAKQAYKLQSDVNYKSDLNWIRGVGWTPPGSHKAEIARRAAELGLAEGVSTEEAIAKYQHMMMLLHQQQMEQQQQQQQTSEQVETSEEIQQGVNMDAMEVLHVKRKKTIQTVQKKSSTTTTSFRSMEKKSSSTSSSSSAALQNTVRTSMSSKAAAIEDA; encoded by the exons ATGCAGTCCTGTGCCAGGTGTGGGTTTGTGGTCTACCCAGCTGAGAAGATCAACTGCATTGACCAG AACTGGCACAAAgcatgttttcactgtgacGTCTGTAAGATGGTTCTCACTGCCAACAACTTTGTCAGCCACAAGAAGAGGCCATACTGCTCTGT ACACAATCCGAGGAACAACACATTCACCAGTGTCTACGAGACCCCGGTCAACATCAATGCAAAGAAGCAAAGCAAGGCGAGCAGTGAG GCCTTTCAGTCTCAGTCTGAGttctcacagcagcagacatgGTATTCAGGCATGGTGACCAGCCAGGAGATAGTAACAATGTCTCAGGCACAGAAGGCCATCAGTGAC GTGAAATACACAGAGGAGTATGAGCAGTCAAAAGGAAAAGGCAGCTTCCCAGCTATGATCACACCAGGTTACCAGGCTGCTAAGAAAGCCAATACCTTGGCCAGTAAT ctgGAATATAAAAAAGGACACGAGGAGAGAGTTTCAAAGTACACGACATTTGTCGACCCCCCAGAGGTGCTTCTGGCCAAGAAACAGGGACAAATTGCTAGCGAT taCGCCTATACAGAAGAGtatgagcagcagagaggtaAAGGCAGTTTCCCTGCACATCTCACACCCGGATACAAGATGTCAAAGAAGGCCACTGAGCAGGCCAGTGAC ATAAAGTATCGTCAGGTGTATGACCAGGAGATTAAGGGTAAAGCCAGCGCTGAAGCTGCAGTAGCTGAAGCAGTTCACGCCAGAGAAAATGCAGAGAACTTCAGCCAG ATTGCATACACTGAAGAGTATGAGCAGCAGCGAGGCAAAGGAAGCTTCCCTGCAATGATCACTCCTGGTTATCATCTGGCAAAAAAGGCACAGGAGAATGCAAGTAAT CTAAAATACAGACAGGACTTAAACAAGATGAAGGGCACCTCTCACTTCCATAGTCTGACATCCGAGGACAATCTGGCTCTGAAGAACGCCCGAAAGATCAACAAGATTGTCAGTGAG GTGGAGTATAAGAAGGACTTAGAGAACAGCAAAGGTCACAGCATCAATTTCTGTGAGACACCACAGTTTCAAAATGCTGCTAAAGTTGCCAAGTTCACCAGTGAT AACAAGTATAAAGAGAAGTACACCACAGATATGAAGGGCCACTATGAAGACTCGGGAATTGATAAAAAGACCATGCATGCCATGAAAGCCAGGAAGCTGGCGAGTGAT ATTGCTTACAAACAAGGCTCTGAACTGGAGCAGTGTGAATACAACTACCCAGCAACCCTCACACCAGGTTACCAAAGCCAAAAGAAACTGGACCCACTAAAGGAT AAGAACTACAGGCAACATATTGACCAGGTCAAGTACAGTCCAGTGACCGACACGCCTGAGATTATTTTGGCAAGGAAAAACGCTCAGCTTGTCAGCAAT CTGAACTACAAAGCAAACTATGAAAAGACAAAGCACCAGTACACACTATCCCAGGATCTGCCCCAGATCAAAAACGCCAAAGCCAATGCCGCTTTGTGCAGTGAT ATTAAATATAAAGAGGAGTGGGAAAAGACCAAGTCTAAAGCCTGTGAAATCGGCATGGACGACCTGAGTGTCAGAGCAGCCAAAGCTTCTCGAGACCTCGCCAGTGAT ATTAAATATAAAGAGATCTACATGAAGAACAAGGAAAAGGCTGTGGGGGTCAACATGAGTGACTCCAAGACTCTGCACTCTCTTCAAGTGGCCAAGATGAGCAGCGAT ATTGAGTACAAGAAGGGCTCAAAGCAGAGCCAGGCCCAATACACTCTTCCTATGGACATGATCAACCTGAGCCATGCCAAAAAGGCTCAAGCCCTCGCCAGTGACCTGGAATATCGCACAAAACTCCACGACTACACCGTCATGGCAGATGACATCAAGGTCCAGCAGGCCAAAAAGGCTTATGCCCTGCAAAGTGAG AACCAGTATCGTTCAGACCTGAACTGGATGAAAGGAGTGGGCTGGGAGACTGAAGGATGTCTGAACATAGCCCAGGCGAAGAAAGCTGGAGAGCTGCTCAGTGAT ACCAAATATCGCCAGAAGGCAGACAGCATCAAGTTCACCCAGGTGGCCGATGATCTCTCCATCAAACATGCCAAGAAGAGCCAGGAGCTCCAGAGCGAT CTGGTGTACAaggcaaacacagagcagataaTACACCAGTACACCATCACAAAGGACGAACCTCTTTTCAGACAAGCAAAGGCTAATGCCGATCTCCTCAGTGGG AAAGTGTACAAGAGCAGCtgggagaagcagagggaaaagggCTTTGAGTTGCGTTTGGACTCTCTCTCGATACTCACGGCCAAAGCTAAGAGGGATCTGGCCAGTGAT GTCAAATACAAGGAGAAttatgagaaaaacaaaggcaaggCGATTGGTATTAAATCAGTCAGTGACGACTCTCAGATGGCCCACTCTGCTCTGGCCACCAAACTGATGAGTGACCGCCAGTACAAGAAGAACTACGAGGACACAAAGGCCAAATACAG TGTTTCTCTGGATATGCTGAACATCAGCCATGCCAAGAAGGCTCAAGACCTGGCGACCGAGACCAAATACAGGACTTTCCTCCATGAGTACACTACGCTGCCAACTGACATGAATGTTGCCTGGGCTAAGAAGGCCTATGGACTACAGAGTGAT AAACAGTACAGGTCAGATCTGAACTGGATGAAGGGCGTTGGCTGGGAGGCCTCAAACTCTCTGGACGTCCAGCAGGCGAAGAAAGCCGGAGAACTCGTCAGTGAG AAAAAGTACCGTCAGAATGTGAGTGCTCTGAAGTTCACCAGTGTTGAAAACACTCCAGAGATGGTCCAAGCCAAACTCAGCAACAAACTGGCCATTGAT AGGTTGTACAGGGAGAAGGGCGAAAACATGATGCACAACTACACACTCAGTGAAGAGCTGCCCGAGCTGATGCAGGCCAAGCTCAATGCTATGAACCTCAGTGAG AGCCGTTACAAGGAATCTTGGACTAAGCTACGTGACGGTGGTTACAAGCTGCGTCTGGATGCCATTCCTTTCCAGTCTGCCAAAGCATCTGCAGAGATCCTCAGCGAT CAAAAGTACAAAGAGGAATTTGAGAAGACTAAAGGTAAAATGATTGGACTGAAGGGACTGCAAGATGATTTGAACATTGCTCACTCGGTCCACGCCAGCAAGCTGCAGAGCGAT aTTAAGTACAAGAAAGACTCAGCTAAAGCGCTCTCAAAGTTCCTCCTGCCCATGGACATGATGGAGGTCGCCCATGCCAAAAAGGCCCAGTCGCTGGTCAGTGATCAGGACTACAGACTCACCCTGCATCAGTACACCTCACTGCCTGATGACATGAAGGTGCAGGCGGCGAAGAGAGCATACGCTCTGCAGAGCGAG AAAGTGTATCGCTCTGACCTGAACTACCTGCGTGGTGCAGCCTGGATCGCCACTGGAGCTCTGCAGATTGAAGGCTCCAAGAGGGCCACAGACCTCATTAGTGAT AAAAAGTACCGTCAGCAGCCGTATAACTTCAAACACACCTCTGTCACTGACTCTCCAGACATCGTCCATGCCAAACTCAGTGGACAGATCACAAATGAA CGTTTGTACAAAGAGAAGGGGGTGAATGACCAACACAACTACACTATAACAACCGAGAGACCAGAGATTACACAAGCAAAGATCAATGCAGCCAACTTCAGTGAG atcAAGTACAGAGAGTCCTGGCACACCCTGAGGGCTCAGGGCTACAAACTCACCATGCAGGACATCCCTTTCCAGGCTGCCAAGAGCTCCACAGGCATCGCCAGTGAT TACAACTACAAACACAACCATCTgctggaaaaaggaaaacacattgGTGTCAAAAGCGTCTTGGACGACCCGTGTCTCCTGCACTGCCTGCAGGCGGGCCGGCTGGCCAGTGACCAGGAATACCGCAAGGATGCGCTGACAGCCAGCGGTCAGTACCACCTCACCCCAGACATGATTCATCTGGTGACGGCGAAGAATGCCCAGGCCCTGGCCAGCGATCAGGACTACAGGAAGAGGCTGCACGAGTACACGGTGCTTCCTGATGACATGAAAGTCAAGTGGGCCAAAAAGGCTTATGACCTGCAGAGTGAG AAACTTTACAAGTCAGACCTCAGTTTCATGAAAGGAGTGGCCTGGGACGGTGTGGGCGCACCTCAGCTGGAGTCGGCCAAGAAGGCTGGGGAGCTTATAAGTGAT AAAAAGTATCGTCAGCTGCCCGACAGTCTGAAGTTCACCTCTGTCCCTGACTCTCCTGATATTGTCCATGCCAAGGCGAGCTACCAGCAGTGCAGTGAG AGGCTGTACAAATCTGGAAAGAATGATGACATGCATAAGTACACCTTACACCCAGATGATCCAGACTTTATTAGAGCCAAGATTAACGCTCAGCAGATTAGCGAT AAAGTTTACAAGGCGTCTGGGGAACAGGTGAAGACATCGGGCTACGACCTGAGGCTGGACGCTATTCCTTTCCAAACTGCCAAGGCCTCCAGAGAAATTGCCAGTGAT TTCCATTACAAGGAGTCCCATTTGAAAGAGAAGGGCCAGCAGGTGGGGCTGCGCTGTGTGGAGGACGACCCTAAGATGGTACACTCTCTGGCAGCCAGCAAACTCCAGAGCAACCTGGAGTACAAACGTCAGTCCAAGGAGGAGCGTGGCCACTACAAAATCCACGCGGACCAGCCTGAGTTTCTGCAGGCCAAAAAGAGTCAGGCTCAGGCTAGTGACATCACCTACCGCCACAAGCTCCACGACTACACCTGTGATCCCGAACAGCTCAATGTCAAGCATGCCAAGCAGGCCTACAAGCTGCAGAGTGAT GTGAACTACAAATCAGACCTGAACTGGATCAGAGGAGTGGGCTGGACCCCTCCTGGCTCCCATAAGGCCGAGATTGCCCGCCGCGCTGCAGAGTTGGGACTGGCCGAGGGAGTTAGCACTGAGGAGGCAATCGCAAAGTACCAGCACATGATGATG CTGCTTCACCAGCAGCAAatggagcagcagcaacagcagcagcagacttcAGAGCAGGTGGAGACGAGCGAGGAGATTCAACAAGGTGTCAACATGGATGCCATGGAGGTCCTTCACGTCAAGAGGAAGAAGACCATTCAGACGGTCCAGAAAAAGTCCAGCACCACCACAACCTCATTCAGATCCATGGAGAAGAAGTCCAGCAGCACCTCGTCTTCCTCATCGGCTGCCCTCCAGAACACAGTCCGGACGTCCATGTCTAGTAAAGCTGCAGCGATAGAAGACGCGTAG
- the LOC121201316 gene encoding nebulin-related-anchoring protein isoform X2 — MQSCARCGFVVYPAEKINCIDQNWHKACFHCDVCKMVLTANNFVSHKKRPYCSVHNPRNNTFTSVYETPVNINAKKQSKASSELKYREDGERFMSTFHYDMRSMELQKALLANQMASQAFQSQSEFSQQQTWYSGMVTSQEIVTMSQAQKAISDVKYTEEYEQSKGKGSFPAMITPGYQAAKKANTLASNLEYKKGHEERVSKYTTFVDPPEVLLAKKQGQIASDYAYTEEYEQQRGKGSFPAHLTPGYKMSKKATEQASDIKYRQVYDQEIKGKASAEAAVAEAVHARENAENFSQIAYTEEYEQQRGKGSFPAMITPGYHLAKKAQENASNLKYRQDLNKMKGTSHFHSLTSEDNLALKNARKINKIVSEVEYKKDLENSKGHSINFCETPQFQNAAKVAKFTSDNKYKEKYTTDMKGHYEDSGIDKKTMHAMKARKLASDIAYKQGSELEQCEYNYPATLTPGYQSQKKLDPLKDKNYRQHIDQVKYSPVTDTPEIILARKNAQLVSNLNYKANYEKTKHQYTLSQDLPQIKNAKANAALCSDIKYKEEWEKTKSKACEIGMDDLSVRAAKASRDLASDIKYKEIYMKNKEKAVGVNMSDSKTLHSLQVAKMSSDIEYKKGSKQSQAQYTLPMDMINLSHAKKAQALASDLEYRTKLHDYTVMADDIKVQQAKKAYALQSENQYRSDLNWMKGVGWETEGCLNIAQAKKAGELLSDTKYRQKADSIKFTQVADDLSIKHAKKSQELQSDLVYKANTEQIIHQYTITKDEPLFRQAKANADLLSGKVYKSSWEKQREKGFELRLDSLSILTAKAKRDLASDVKYKENYEKNKGKAIGIKSVSDDSQMAHSALATKLMSDRQYKKNYEDTKAKYSVSLDMLNISHAKKAQDLATETKYRTFLHEYTTLPTDMNVAWAKKAYGLQSDKQYRSDLNWMKGVGWEASNSLDVQQAKKAGELVSEKKYRQNVSALKFTSVENTPEMVQAKLSNKLAIDRLYREKGENMMHNYTLSEELPELMQAKLNAMNLSESRYKESWTKLRDGGYKLRLDAIPFQSAKASAEILSDQKYKEEFEKTKGKMIGLKGLQDDLNIAHSVHASKLQSDIKYKKDSAKALSKFLLPMDMMEVAHAKKAQSLVSDQDYRLTLHQYTSLPDDMKVQAAKRAYALQSEKVYRSDLNYLRGAAWIATGALQIEGSKRATDLISDKKYRQQPYNFKHTSVTDSPDIVHAKLSGQITNERLYKEKGVNDQHNYTITTERPEITQAKINAANFSEIKYRESWHTLRAQGYKLTMQDIPFQAAKSSTGIASDYNYKHNHLLEKGKHIGVKSVLDDPCLLHCLQAGRLASDQEYRKDALTASGQYHLTPDMIHLVTAKNAQALASDQDYRKRLHEYTVLPDDMKVKWAKKAYDLQSEKLYKSDLSFMKGVAWDGVGAPQLESAKKAGELISDKKYRQLPDSLKFTSVPDSPDIVHAKASYQQCSERLYKSGKNDDMHKYTLHPDDPDFIRAKINAQQISDKVYKASGEQVKTSGYDLRLDAIPFQTAKASREIASDFHYKESHLKEKGQQVGLRCVEDDPKMVHSLAASKLQSNLEYKRQSKEERGHYKIHADQPEFLQAKKSQAQASDITYRHKLHDYTCDPEQLNVKHAKQAYKLQSDVNYKSDLNWIRGVGWTPPGSHKAEIARRAAELGLAEGVSTEEAIAKYQHMMMLLHQQQMEQQQQQQQTSEQVETSEEIQQGVNMDAMEVLHVKRKKTIQTVQKKSSTTTTSFRSMEKKSSSTSSSSSAALQNTVRTSMSSKAAAIEDA, encoded by the exons ATGCAGTCCTGTGCCAGGTGTGGGTTTGTGGTCTACCCAGCTGAGAAGATCAACTGCATTGACCAG AACTGGCACAAAgcatgttttcactgtgacGTCTGTAAGATGGTTCTCACTGCCAACAACTTTGTCAGCCACAAGAAGAGGCCATACTGCTCTGT ACACAATCCGAGGAACAACACATTCACCAGTGTCTACGAGACCCCGGTCAACATCAATGCAAAGAAGCAAAGCAAGGCGAGCAGTGAG CTGAAGTATCGCGAAGATGGCGAACGCTTTATGTCCACCTTCCACTATGACATGAGGTCCATGGAGCTGCAGAAGGCTCTCCTAGCCAATCAGATGGCCAGCCAG GCCTTTCAGTCTCAGTCTGAGttctcacagcagcagacatgGTATTCAGGCATGGTGACCAGCCAGGAGATAGTAACAATGTCTCAGGCACAGAAGGCCATCAGTGAC GTGAAATACACAGAGGAGTATGAGCAGTCAAAAGGAAAAGGCAGCTTCCCAGCTATGATCACACCAGGTTACCAGGCTGCTAAGAAAGCCAATACCTTGGCCAGTAAT ctgGAATATAAAAAAGGACACGAGGAGAGAGTTTCAAAGTACACGACATTTGTCGACCCCCCAGAGGTGCTTCTGGCCAAGAAACAGGGACAAATTGCTAGCGAT taCGCCTATACAGAAGAGtatgagcagcagagaggtaAAGGCAGTTTCCCTGCACATCTCACACCCGGATACAAGATGTCAAAGAAGGCCACTGAGCAGGCCAGTGAC ATAAAGTATCGTCAGGTGTATGACCAGGAGATTAAGGGTAAAGCCAGCGCTGAAGCTGCAGTAGCTGAAGCAGTTCACGCCAGAGAAAATGCAGAGAACTTCAGCCAG ATTGCATACACTGAAGAGTATGAGCAGCAGCGAGGCAAAGGAAGCTTCCCTGCAATGATCACTCCTGGTTATCATCTGGCAAAAAAGGCACAGGAGAATGCAAGTAAT CTAAAATACAGACAGGACTTAAACAAGATGAAGGGCACCTCTCACTTCCATAGTCTGACATCCGAGGACAATCTGGCTCTGAAGAACGCCCGAAAGATCAACAAGATTGTCAGTGAG GTGGAGTATAAGAAGGACTTAGAGAACAGCAAAGGTCACAGCATCAATTTCTGTGAGACACCACAGTTTCAAAATGCTGCTAAAGTTGCCAAGTTCACCAGTGAT AACAAGTATAAAGAGAAGTACACCACAGATATGAAGGGCCACTATGAAGACTCGGGAATTGATAAAAAGACCATGCATGCCATGAAAGCCAGGAAGCTGGCGAGTGAT ATTGCTTACAAACAAGGCTCTGAACTGGAGCAGTGTGAATACAACTACCCAGCAACCCTCACACCAGGTTACCAAAGCCAAAAGAAACTGGACCCACTAAAGGAT AAGAACTACAGGCAACATATTGACCAGGTCAAGTACAGTCCAGTGACCGACACGCCTGAGATTATTTTGGCAAGGAAAAACGCTCAGCTTGTCAGCAAT CTGAACTACAAAGCAAACTATGAAAAGACAAAGCACCAGTACACACTATCCCAGGATCTGCCCCAGATCAAAAACGCCAAAGCCAATGCCGCTTTGTGCAGTGAT ATTAAATATAAAGAGGAGTGGGAAAAGACCAAGTCTAAAGCCTGTGAAATCGGCATGGACGACCTGAGTGTCAGAGCAGCCAAAGCTTCTCGAGACCTCGCCAGTGAT ATTAAATATAAAGAGATCTACATGAAGAACAAGGAAAAGGCTGTGGGGGTCAACATGAGTGACTCCAAGACTCTGCACTCTCTTCAAGTGGCCAAGATGAGCAGCGAT ATTGAGTACAAGAAGGGCTCAAAGCAGAGCCAGGCCCAATACACTCTTCCTATGGACATGATCAACCTGAGCCATGCCAAAAAGGCTCAAGCCCTCGCCAGTGACCTGGAATATCGCACAAAACTCCACGACTACACCGTCATGGCAGATGACATCAAGGTCCAGCAGGCCAAAAAGGCTTATGCCCTGCAAAGTGAG AACCAGTATCGTTCAGACCTGAACTGGATGAAAGGAGTGGGCTGGGAGACTGAAGGATGTCTGAACATAGCCCAGGCGAAGAAAGCTGGAGAGCTGCTCAGTGAT ACCAAATATCGCCAGAAGGCAGACAGCATCAAGTTCACCCAGGTGGCCGATGATCTCTCCATCAAACATGCCAAGAAGAGCCAGGAGCTCCAGAGCGAT CTGGTGTACAaggcaaacacagagcagataaTACACCAGTACACCATCACAAAGGACGAACCTCTTTTCAGACAAGCAAAGGCTAATGCCGATCTCCTCAGTGGG AAAGTGTACAAGAGCAGCtgggagaagcagagggaaaagggCTTTGAGTTGCGTTTGGACTCTCTCTCGATACTCACGGCCAAAGCTAAGAGGGATCTGGCCAGTGAT GTCAAATACAAGGAGAAttatgagaaaaacaaaggcaaggCGATTGGTATTAAATCAGTCAGTGACGACTCTCAGATGGCCCACTCTGCTCTGGCCACCAAACTGATGAGTGACCGCCAGTACAAGAAGAACTACGAGGACACAAAGGCCAAATACAG TGTTTCTCTGGATATGCTGAACATCAGCCATGCCAAGAAGGCTCAAGACCTGGCGACCGAGACCAAATACAGGACTTTCCTCCATGAGTACACTACGCTGCCAACTGACATGAATGTTGCCTGGGCTAAGAAGGCCTATGGACTACAGAGTGAT AAACAGTACAGGTCAGATCTGAACTGGATGAAGGGCGTTGGCTGGGAGGCCTCAAACTCTCTGGACGTCCAGCAGGCGAAGAAAGCCGGAGAACTCGTCAGTGAG AAAAAGTACCGTCAGAATGTGAGTGCTCTGAAGTTCACCAGTGTTGAAAACACTCCAGAGATGGTCCAAGCCAAACTCAGCAACAAACTGGCCATTGAT AGGTTGTACAGGGAGAAGGGCGAAAACATGATGCACAACTACACACTCAGTGAAGAGCTGCCCGAGCTGATGCAGGCCAAGCTCAATGCTATGAACCTCAGTGAG AGCCGTTACAAGGAATCTTGGACTAAGCTACGTGACGGTGGTTACAAGCTGCGTCTGGATGCCATTCCTTTCCAGTCTGCCAAAGCATCTGCAGAGATCCTCAGCGAT CAAAAGTACAAAGAGGAATTTGAGAAGACTAAAGGTAAAATGATTGGACTGAAGGGACTGCAAGATGATTTGAACATTGCTCACTCGGTCCACGCCAGCAAGCTGCAGAGCGAT aTTAAGTACAAGAAAGACTCAGCTAAAGCGCTCTCAAAGTTCCTCCTGCCCATGGACATGATGGAGGTCGCCCATGCCAAAAAGGCCCAGTCGCTGGTCAGTGATCAGGACTACAGACTCACCCTGCATCAGTACACCTCACTGCCTGATGACATGAAGGTGCAGGCGGCGAAGAGAGCATACGCTCTGCAGAGCGAG AAAGTGTATCGCTCTGACCTGAACTACCTGCGTGGTGCAGCCTGGATCGCCACTGGAGCTCTGCAGATTGAAGGCTCCAAGAGGGCCACAGACCTCATTAGTGAT AAAAAGTACCGTCAGCAGCCGTATAACTTCAAACACACCTCTGTCACTGACTCTCCAGACATCGTCCATGCCAAACTCAGTGGACAGATCACAAATGAA CGTTTGTACAAAGAGAAGGGGGTGAATGACCAACACAACTACACTATAACAACCGAGAGACCAGAGATTACACAAGCAAAGATCAATGCAGCCAACTTCAGTGAG atcAAGTACAGAGAGTCCTGGCACACCCTGAGGGCTCAGGGCTACAAACTCACCATGCAGGACATCCCTTTCCAGGCTGCCAAGAGCTCCACAGGCATCGCCAGTGAT TACAACTACAAACACAACCATCTgctggaaaaaggaaaacacattgGTGTCAAAAGCGTCTTGGACGACCCGTGTCTCCTGCACTGCCTGCAGGCGGGCCGGCTGGCCAGTGACCAGGAATACCGCAAGGATGCGCTGACAGCCAGCGGTCAGTACCACCTCACCCCAGACATGATTCATCTGGTGACGGCGAAGAATGCCCAGGCCCTGGCCAGCGATCAGGACTACAGGAAGAGGCTGCACGAGTACACGGTGCTTCCTGATGACATGAAAGTCAAGTGGGCCAAAAAGGCTTATGACCTGCAGAGTGAG AAACTTTACAAGTCAGACCTCAGTTTCATGAAAGGAGTGGCCTGGGACGGTGTGGGCGCACCTCAGCTGGAGTCGGCCAAGAAGGCTGGGGAGCTTATAAGTGAT AAAAAGTATCGTCAGCTGCCCGACAGTCTGAAGTTCACCTCTGTCCCTGACTCTCCTGATATTGTCCATGCCAAGGCGAGCTACCAGCAGTGCAGTGAG AGGCTGTACAAATCTGGAAAGAATGATGACATGCATAAGTACACCTTACACCCAGATGATCCAGACTTTATTAGAGCCAAGATTAACGCTCAGCAGATTAGCGAT AAAGTTTACAAGGCGTCTGGGGAACAGGTGAAGACATCGGGCTACGACCTGAGGCTGGACGCTATTCCTTTCCAAACTGCCAAGGCCTCCAGAGAAATTGCCAGTGAT TTCCATTACAAGGAGTCCCATTTGAAAGAGAAGGGCCAGCAGGTGGGGCTGCGCTGTGTGGAGGACGACCCTAAGATGGTACACTCTCTGGCAGCCAGCAAACTCCAGAGCAACCTGGAGTACAAACGTCAGTCCAAGGAGGAGCGTGGCCACTACAAAATCCACGCGGACCAGCCTGAGTTTCTGCAGGCCAAAAAGAGTCAGGCTCAGGCTAGTGACATCACCTACCGCCACAAGCTCCACGACTACACCTGTGATCCCGAACAGCTCAATGTCAAGCATGCCAAGCAGGCCTACAAGCTGCAGAGTGAT GTGAACTACAAATCAGACCTGAACTGGATCAGAGGAGTGGGCTGGACCCCTCCTGGCTCCCATAAGGCCGAGATTGCCCGCCGCGCTGCAGAGTTGGGACTGGCCGAGGGAGTTAGCACTGAGGAGGCAATCGCAAAGTACCAGCACATGATGATG CTGCTTCACCAGCAGCAAatggagcagcagcaacagcagcagcagacttcAGAGCAGGTGGAGACGAGCGAGGAGATTCAACAAGGTGTCAACATGGATGCCATGGAGGTCCTTCACGTCAAGAGGAAGAAGACCATTCAGACGGTCCAGAAAAAGTCCAGCACCACCACAACCTCATTCAGATCCATGGAGAAGAAGTCCAGCAGCACCTCGTCTTCCTCATCGGCTGCCCTCCAGAACACAGTCCGGACGTCCATGTCTAGTAAAGCTGCAGCGATAGAAGACGCGTAG